One window from the genome of Immundisolibacter sp. encodes:
- a CDS encoding aromatic-ring-hydroxylating dioxygenase subunit beta gives MPDPIATSITTDLLHAECRYLDDRDWAAWLELYTPDAVYWVPSWRDEYAQTSDPDTEISQIHHDSRRGLEERVMRVQSGKSVTAMPLPRTTHFVSNIEASFESADAITARANWMVLVYNPRTEKQHSNFGRYELGLLKTGPRWLFARKTIRLQNDRVPALIDFYTL, from the coding sequence ATGCCCGACCCCATTGCCACTTCCATAACCACCGACCTGCTGCACGCCGAATGCCGGTATCTGGACGACCGCGACTGGGCCGCCTGGCTGGAGCTGTACACACCGGACGCCGTCTACTGGGTGCCGTCCTGGCGCGATGAATACGCGCAAACCTCCGATCCGGACACCGAGATTTCACAGATCCATCACGACAGCCGCCGCGGCCTTGAAGAACGCGTGATGCGCGTACAGTCCGGCAAGTCGGTGACCGCCATGCCGCTGCCGCGCACCACGCATTTCGTGAGCAACATCGAAGCGAGCTTCGAGTCGGCCGACGCGATTACCGCACGGGCCAACTGGATGGTCCTGGTCTACAACCCGCGGACCGAAAAACAACACAGCAACTTCGGCCGCTACGAACTGGGGCTGCTGAAAACCGGTCCGCGCTGGCTGTTCGCCCGCAAGACAATCCGCCTGCAGAACGACCGGGTGCCGGCTTTGATCGATTTCTACACGCTATAG
- a CDS encoding SDR family oxidoreductase produces MADMQGKVCVVTGANSGIGKATAQGLAAAGATVVMVCRDRARGAAAEQEIRVATGNAAVELWQADLASLADVRRLATELLAAHPVIHVLINNAGVMVERRQMSADGFELQFAVNHLAPFLLTRLLEPALAAGAPSRVVNVSSRVHSMGHIDFDDLQSTRKYKMFAAYGRSKLACVMATYDLAERWQALGITVNCLHPGVIDTNLGGMPGFIKKLLPKADKGARTSLYLATAPEVADVTGQYFSGCKPAKSSAESHDRAVRARLWQQTERMVGLVA; encoded by the coding sequence ATGGCAGACATGCAGGGCAAGGTGTGCGTAGTCACCGGCGCCAATTCAGGCATCGGCAAGGCGACCGCGCAGGGATTGGCCGCCGCTGGCGCCACGGTGGTGATGGTGTGCCGGGACCGCGCTCGCGGCGCCGCGGCCGAGCAGGAAATCCGCGTTGCCACCGGCAATGCGGCGGTGGAGCTGTGGCAGGCCGATCTGGCTTCGTTGGCCGATGTACGGCGCCTGGCGACCGAGCTTCTGGCCGCCCATCCGGTGATCCACGTGTTGATCAACAATGCCGGCGTGATGGTGGAAAGGCGCCAGATGTCGGCCGATGGTTTCGAGTTGCAGTTTGCGGTCAATCACCTGGCGCCGTTCCTGCTCACCCGGCTGCTGGAGCCGGCGCTGGCTGCCGGCGCGCCATCGCGCGTGGTCAACGTCAGCTCGCGCGTGCACAGCATGGGGCACATCGATTTCGACGACCTGCAAAGTACGCGCAAGTACAAGATGTTCGCCGCCTATGGGCGCTCGAAACTGGCCTGCGTCATGGCCACCTACGACCTTGCCGAACGCTGGCAGGCGCTGGGTATCACGGTGAACTGCCTGCATCCGGGCGTGATCGATACCAACCTTGGCGGTATGCCCGGCTTCATCAAGAAACTGTTGCCCAAGGCGGACAAGGGTGCCCGCACGTCGCTTTACCTGGCCACGGCGCCCGAGGTGGCCGATGTCACCGGGCAGTATTTCAGCGGCTGCAAGCCCGCCAAATCGTCGGCCGAGTCGCACGACCGCGCGGTGCGCGCGCGCCTGTGGCAGCAAACGGAACGCATGGTGGGTCTGGTGGCCTGA
- a CDS encoding RNA-binding protein encodes MQQNKLYVGNFPYSVTEDQLRGLFSEYGQITDLAMIMDRETGRPKGFAFITFASQQAAEKALEQNGRDLGGRPLKVNMAMERDASRGPRPGGGGGYGGGGAGRGPRY; translated from the coding sequence TAAACTGTACGTTGGAAATTTCCCCTACTCGGTCACCGAAGACCAGCTGCGGGGGTTGTTCTCGGAGTATGGGCAGATCACCGATCTGGCCATGATCATGGACCGCGAGACCGGTCGTCCGAAGGGCTTCGCCTTCATCACCTTCGCTTCCCAGCAGGCGGCCGAGAAGGCGCTGGAACAGAATGGCCGTGATCTGGGCGGTCGCCCGCTGAAGGTCAACATGGCCATGGAGCGTGACGCCAGCCGTGGCCCGCGTCCGGGCGGCGGCGGTGGCTACGGCGGCGGTGGTGCCGGCCGCGGCCCGCGTTACTGA